A genomic segment from Hypomesus transpacificus isolate Combined female chromosome 13, fHypTra1, whole genome shotgun sequence encodes:
- the si:ch73-103b11.2 gene encoding uncharacterized protein si:ch73-103b11.2 isoform X5, translating to MSSKDNPCRKFQANIFNKSKCQNCFKPRESHLLNDEDLNQAKPIYGGWLLLAPEGTNFDNPLHRSRKWQRRFFILYEHGLLRYALDEMPSTLPQGTINMNHCSDVVDGESRTGQKNSLCILTPEREHFIRAECREIINGWQEALTVYPRTNKQNQKKKRKVEPPTPQAGISPSRRFSTGDMNGHAEPGPAKMAVTSSSGSMGMGGGGSISCPPSSIASAERVQPSRASLWQEEARWARSSIPCSRSASCLSQLGQSLPAASPVDTRDDSSTLSSGRKVRVESGYFSLEKTKTEPPPLHLPLSSSSTTLLSTTTTASGAPQHRYSPSDSDSHLSSYPSPESLLPPSSLGAPLLSPSSSGALLSPCYSTISSSQSSLDSEPSSSAPSWDGRGGGGGGSAGSAVGGRAGRAGREYVALSDVPRARRLSHREAFRSDKKRQELRARTRSPGREEVARIFGEERSRSQVIGRFESVDGEEQMDTSTSTEPSSRSVSVQRQGRSEKRPLSCKQDMSLDAAYQRSVPDVSSSSLLNFRRAKSLDRRVTESSMAPDLLNFKKGWMTKLYEDGMWKKHWFVLTDQSLRYYRDSVAEEAADLDGEIDLSTCYDVTEFPVQRNYGFQILSKEGACTLSAMTSGIRRNWIQAIMKNVRPTIAPDVTRKNISLKLSVLKPSSLPEEKAKARVVLEPCLQPSLGPSPSSEAARVEVHTQRLADGVPASEPRKSRIRERRREGRSKTYDWSEFRPGQTGGETKMERADTAHLGPASSSSSNSSSSSSTSSLASSPVSTTSSAPTSSSVSAPPPPSQVSSSTPAEGVDLERVRRRDERRRCLQHSPNTVTVTMTTTLNAAVGLEPKTPEDQGKMEVDRPAALQPDPSGERAGRPPDVQVEIEQRWHQVETTPLREEKQVPIATTAGSSPDSPGLPPQDLTAMLDKELDQTQKELAKLQEQNSVLQEQLQDSRGRELNARDGYVLQSATTPSSSPQRAPWQHLHKLNQDLQIELEAQKRKQNLVQQQAQTLRRSYTEAQDAIGHHEGDIQTLQAKLSSAMAEILSSEQAVARMRNELKLEQERSREQEEDWGRSEATLRAQLRDSEDRLREVEASLLERSQALRHLERQQALQRDHLKEVQRLQERLQEVTARLSATEEGQALKEDRLRKEQRSLQEHHERERQVLVRRLAEVETGRQGLEEKLLEAEQQVGALLRGRRASGGVEGRQEVLRLKEELAQRTDMAETLRESVRRLEEEKDQLTCRCQELLNQISEADREVTKLQSRLETEESDYYTLEHSYERVSEEFQKISRVLRENEEEIRQTKEMYERLVERKEEDLKEALVKMAALGSSLEETEQKLYAREKLLSQVGQGCRTEPCSAEKDLQAKLVVAEDRIAELEQHLSALQLGYANLRIERQRDEVVAYARETTKESNATSASSSLTNTESLQTFGTGSDLKTFSDCEESQAKRPRIRFSSISCQKYIASEGLDMNQPDNPTSEICQDASHEIDAGFPPSEETANSSVTFQFCSDPEKFISIIHALESKLLATEAKLRDLTQKLERQQASPPAELPEEQDMGAELQDINTRFQHDEASHGSSSISASGSQICVANSEYVKALACVETSREKVNVILSLHSQGRTDSQLNALLDIENELVNATFYIRQGEKTLEARSSEIPHIQTQETLQCSSKDLDEETMHLFAKTLSFEAMVLNKMALMIGNPKSDLLQGLNEICQETENIRRSDGDCLAIVYADVLTRKLMLESAFWTEVDQMEPHCQRIPGDGTDVVRTTEESSSVDVNDTVIFNTCLKAELVYSVQNLKHFYEDKFKMLKRELAQAHNNLQQRELTLKEIIKASNNPDLENVIHEVSCGWNVGQEQVLSDSSPSELAPYMKQIEMEEAKDMAEDLVDRHLAGEAPSCSVDSIESLQVGQENLVAELRRQAAILHRFSELMESGGHNSGIANVIRKHTGHRTTPNLASSSLCMRDALIQAQVAYVACRLQADHQRDLVRCRQADQNMDALVQEHARSVNAIREGYEASLQEQHQGFTRTVSTLQEENQSLRGEVTQRMDQLSQQREQLGLLEERFQRETEELRQRHRLELSQAGQGLASTQLALMETTADSQRKLEVLLVDMDTMEERHEGHVRRLEEQYQGKIRELQQVHDEEIQKLHAYYMETIRCMQEREGGSTQNREGARTGSAAPPAEQTWPMEEEEEGKGEGGQTRKELDPMMVLKDRIQELETQMNTMRDELEHKHLEGDVASLREKYQRDFESLKATCERGFAAMEETHHKVIEDLQRQHQREVSKLLEDKERLLAEETAATIAAIEAMKNAHKEDMEKNQRSQLCGLNSDIDELRLQYEEELQSIHRELEVLSEQYSQKCLENAHLAQALEAERQALRQCQRENQELNGHNQELNNRLTVEITRMRSCFTGEMALSPLSKGKDLYELEVLLRIKESEIQYLKQEIHSLKDELQSALRDKKYATDKYKDIYTELSIVKAKADCDITKLKEKLLAATEALGDQNVDGGVAPGYDIMKSKSNPDFLKERSTLSRQIRGVRSKVRDCC from the exons cccagcacgTTACCCCAGGGCACCATCAACATGAACCACTGCTCCGACGTGGTGGACGGGGAGTCGCGCACGGGCCAGAAGAACTCTCTCTGCATCCTGACCCCGGAGAGGGAACACTTCATCCGGGCGGAGTGTCGCGAGATCATCAACGG GTGGCAGGAGGCTCTGACGGTCTATCCTCGGACCAACAAGCAGAACCAGAAGAAGAAACGCAAGGTggaaccccccaccccacag GCTGGAATATCTCCAAGTCGACGGTTTTCCACCGGGGACATGAACGGACATGCT GAGCCCGGCCCAGCCAAGATGGCGGTGACCAGCAGCAGCGGAAGcatggggatgggaggagggggcagcatCTCCTGCCCGCCCAGCAGCATCGCCAGCGCCGAGCGGGTCCAGCCCAGCCGGGCCAGCCTGTGGCAGGAGGAGGCCCGCTGGGCCCGCTCCAGCATCCCCTGCAGCCGTAGCGCGTCCTGCCTCAGCCAGCTGGGTCAGAGCCTGCCGGCCGCCAGCCCTGTGGACACCCGTGATG ACAGCAGCACCTTGAGCAGCGGTCGAAAGGTACGAGTGGAGAGCGGCTACTTCTCCTTGGAGAAAACCAAGACGGAGCCGCCCCCCCTGCAcctgcccctgtcctcctcctccaccaccctcctctccaccaccaccacagcctCAGGGGCCCCACAGCACAGGTACAGCCCCTCGGACTCCGACTCgcacctctcctcctacccctccccagagtccctcctccccccgtcctccctcggcgcccccctcctctctccctcctcctccggcgCCCTCCTGTCGCCTTGCTACTCCACCATCAGCTCCTCCCAGAGCTCGTTGGACTCAGAGCCCAGCAGCAGCGCCCCCAGCTGGGATGGACGTggcggcgggggcgggggcagcGCTGGCTCGGCCGTTGGAGGAAGGGCGGGCCGAGCGGGCAGGGAGTACGTGGCGCTGTCGGACGTGCCTCGGGCGAGGAGGCTGAGCCACCGCGAGGCGTTCCGCTCCGACAAGAAGCGCCAGGAGCTGAGGGCTCGCACACGCAGCCCCGGACGAGAGGAGGTGGCTCGGATATTTGGGGAGGAACGCAG TCGCTCGCAGGTGATTGGCCGGTTCGAGTCGGTGGATGGCGAGGAGCAGATGGACACCAGCACTTCCACGGAGCCCTCCTCCCGCAGCGTGTCCGTCCAGCGGCAGGGCCGCAGCGAGAAGCGCCCCCTGTCCTGCAAGCAG GATATGTCATTGGACGCTGCTTATCAACGCTCAGTTCCGGATGTGTCTAGCTCCTCCCTCTTGAACTTCCGCAGAGCCAAGTCGCTCGACCGCAGAGTGACCGAGTCTTCCATGGCG CCTGATCTGCTGAACTTCAAGAAAGGATGGATGACCAAGCTATATGAAGATGGCATG TGGAAGAAACACTGGTTTGTTCTGACTGACCAGAGCCTGAGATACTACAGAGATTCTGTAGCCGAGGAG GCTGCTGACCTGGACGGCGAGATCGACCTGTCCACCTGCTACGACGTCACCGAGTTTCCTGTCCAGAGAAACTACGGCTTCCAGATCCTT AGCAAGGAGGGGGCATGCACCCTATCGGCCATGACCTCCGGAATCCGCCGGAACTGGATTCAGGCCATCATGAAGAATGTGCGGCCCACCATCGCCCCTGACGTCACCCG GAAAAACATCTCTCTGAAACTATCCGTTCTGAAACCCAG CTCCCTACCAGAAGAGAAGGCCAAAGCGCGGGTGGTGTTGGAGCCTTgtctccagccctccctgggccccagccccagctccgaGGCTGCCCGGGTGGAGGTGCACACCCAGAGGCTTGCGGATGGCGTCCCCGCGTCGGAGCCACGCAAGAGTCGGATCCGAGAGCGACGGCGGGAAGGACGCTCCAAAACGTACGACTGGTCCGAGTTCCGACCGGGACAGACGGGGGGCGAGACGAAGATGGAGCGGGCGGACACGGCCCACCTCGGCcccgcctcttcctcctcctccaattcctcctcttcctcctccacctcttcactAGCTTCCTCCCCagtctccaccacctcctccgccCCGACGTCCTCCTCCGTCTCcgcccctcctccgccctcccaGGTTTCTTCGTCCACGCCGGCCGAGGGGGTGGACCTGGAGCGGGTGCGCCGGCGCGACGAGAGGAGGCGCTGTCTCCAGCACTCCCCCAACACGGTCACCGTAACCATGACCACCACGCTCAACGCCGCCGTGGGCTTGGAGCCGAAGACGCCCGAGGACCAGGGCAAGATGGAGGTGGACCGACCGGCCGCCCTGCAGCCAGACCCCAGCGGGGAAAGGGCGGGCCGGCCCCCTGACGTTCAGGTGGAGATCGAGCAGCGATGGCACCAGGTGGAAACAACGCCGCTTCGGGAGGAGAAGCAGGTGCCCATCGCCACCACGGCGGGCAGCTCCCCCGACTCTCCCGGACTGCCCCCGCAAGACCTAACCGCTATGCTTGACAAAGAG cTGGACCAAACACAGAAGGAGTtggccaagctgcaggagcAGAACAGTGTTCTCCAGGAGCAGTTACAGGACTccagggggagagagctgaACGCCAGGGATGGCTATGTGCTGCAG AGTGCCacaacaccctcctcctctccacaacGGGCACCATGGCAACACTTGCACAAGCTCAATCAAGACTTGCAGATTGAGCTGGAAGCCCAGAAGCGCAAGCAGAACCTGGTGCAGCAGCAGGCTCAAACTCTGAGGAGAAGCTACACTGAAGCCCAGGATGCCATTGGACACCACGAGGGCGACATCCAGACCCTTCAGGCTAAGCTTAGCTCCGCCATGGCTGAGATCCTGTCCAGCGAGCAGGCCGTGGCTCGCATGCGCAACGAGCTCAAGCTGGAGCAGGAACGCTCccgggagcaggaggaggactgggggcGCAGCGAGGCCACCCTCCGGGCCCAGCTGAGGGACAGTGAAGACAGGCTCCGCGAGGTGGAGGCCAGCCTCCTGGAGAGAAGCCAGGCTCTCCGGCACCTGGAGCGCCAGCAGGCCCTGCAGCGGGACCACCTGAAGGAGGTGCAGAGGCTCCaggagaggctgcaggaggtGACGGCGCGCCTCAGCGCGACAGAGGAGGGCCAAGCGCTGAAGGAGGACCGCCTGCGCAAGGAACAGCGTTCCCTCCAGGAGCACcacgaaagagagaggcaggtccTCGTGCGGAGGCTGGCCGAGGTCGAGACCGGGAGGCAGGGATTGGAGGAGAAGCTGCTGGAGGCCGAGCAGCAGGTGGGAGCCTTGCTGAGGGGAAGACGCGCCTCCGGAGGGGTAGAGGGGCGGCAGGAGGTGCTGCGGCTGAAGGAGGAACTGGCCCAGAGGACAGACATGGCGGAGACTCTGAGGGAGAGTGTCCGCAggttggaggaagagaaggaccAGCTCACCTGCCGCTGCCAGGAGCTGCTCAACCAGATCTCCGAGGCCGACCGCGAGGTGACCAAGCTCCAGAGCCGGCTGGAGACTGAGGAGTCGGACTACTACACGCTGGAGCACTCCTACGAGAGGGTGTCCGAGGAGTTCCAGAAGATCAGCCGCGTTCTGAGAGAGAACGAGGAGGAGATCCGGCAGACAAAGGAAATGTACGAAAGGCTGGTGGAGCGCAAAGAGGAGGACCTGAAGGAAGCCCTCGTGAAGATGGCCGCCTTGGGCAGCAGCTTGGAGGAGACGGAACAGAAGCTGTACGCCAGGGAGAAGCTCCTCTCTCAGGTGGGTCAAGGCTGTCGAACTGAGCCCTGCAGTGCTGAAAAAGACCTGCAGGCCAAGCTTGTGGTGGCGGAGGATCGCATCGCAGAGCTGGAGCAGCACCTCAGCGCCCTGCAGCTGGGCTACGCTAACCTTCGGATAGAACGGCAAAGGGACGAGGTGGTTGCCTATGCTCGGGAAACGACCAAGGAGAGCAACGccacctctgcctcctcttcgCTAACAAACACCGAGTCCCTCCAAACCTTCGGGACCGGGTCCGACCTGAAGACCTTTTCGGACTGCGAGGAGTCTCAAGCCAAGCGGCCGAGGATACGATTCTCCAGTATTTCGTGCCAAAAATACATTGCCTCCGAGGGTCTGGACATGAATCAGCCAGACAACCCCACCTCTGAAATCTGCCAAGATGCCAGCCATGAGATCGACGCAGGTTTCCCTCCTTCCGAGGAGACCGCCAATTCCAGTGTTACATTCCAGTTTTGTAGTGACCCAGAGAAGTTCATCTCAATCATACACGCCCTAGAGAGCAAGCTGCTGGCTACTGAGGCCAAGTTGAGGGACCTCACCCAGAAGCTTGAGCGACAGCAGGCCTCTCCACCAGCTGAGCTGCCAGAGGAACAAGACATGGGAGCAGAGCTCCAGGACATCAACACGAGGTTCCAGCATGACGAGGCATCACATGGTTCCTCTTCCATTTCTGCGTCAGGGTCTCAGATATGCGTTGCTAACAGTGAGTACGTCAAGGCCCTAGCCTGTGTGGAAACAAGCCGGGAGAAAGTCAATGTCATTCTCAGTCTTCATAGCCAAGGAAGGACAGACTCACAGCTCAATGCCCTGTTGGACATAGAGAATGAGTTGGTCAATGCAACGTTTTATATTAGACAGGGGGAAAAGACATTGGAAGCACGTTCATCGGAGATCCCACACATTCAAACCCAAGAGACCCTTCAGTGTAGCAGCAAAGACTTGGATGAGGAAACCATGCATCTCTTTGCCAAAACTCTGTCTTTTGAGGCGATGGTTTTGAACAAGATGGCTTTAATGATAGGGAATCCAAAGTCGGACCTCTTGCAAGGTCTCAACGAGATATGTCAGGAGACTGAGAACATCAGAAGAAGCGATGGGGATTGCTTGGCAATTGTGTATGCAGATGTCTTGACCAGGAAGTTGATGTTGGAGAGTGCCTTCTGGACAGAGGTGGATCAAATGGAACCTCACTGTCAGCGGATTCCAGGTGATGGCACAGATGTGGTCAGGACAACGGAGGAAAGCAGTTCTGTTGACGTAAACGATACTGTCATCTTTAACACCTGCTTGAAAGCTGAACTAGTGTACTCTGTTCAGAACCTGAAGCACTTTTATGAGGATAAGTTCAAAATGCTCAAAAGGGAATTAGCCCAGGCTCACAATAACCTGCAGCAAAGGGAACTTACACTAAAAGAGATAATCAAAGCTTCTAATAATCCTGATTTGGAAAATGTAATTCATGAAGTTAGCTGTGGGTGGAACGTTGGTCAAGAGCAGGTTTTATCTGATAGTAGTCCTTCTGAACTTGCTCCCTACATGAAGCAGATTGAAATGGAAGAGGCCAAAGACATGGCGGAGGATCTTGTAGATAGGCATTTAGCTGGAGAGGCGCCATCTTGTAGTGTCGACTCTATCGAGTCTCTGCAAGTCGGCCAAGAGAACCTCGTTGCAGAACTAAGGAGACAGGCAGCCATCCTCCACAGATTTTCTGAACTGATGGAGAGTGGAGGCCACAATTCTGGCATAGCCAATGTTATTCGAAAGCACACAGGGCACCGAACTACTCCCAACTTGGCCAGTAGCTCCCTGTGCATGCGTGATGCCCTCATCCAGGCCCAGGTTGCCTATGTGGCCTGCAGACTTCAAGCTGACCACCAGCGGGACTTGGTCCGTTGTCGACAAGCAGACCAAAACATGGACGCCCTGGTCCAAGAGCACGCCCGCAGCGTGAATGCCATCCGTGAGGGCTACGAGGCGTCCCTGCAGGAGCAGCACCAAGGCTTCACCCGCACCGTGTCCACGCTCCAGGAGGAGAACCAGAGCCTGCGGGGAGAGGTCACCCAACGCATGGACCAGCTCTCCCAGCAGCGGGAGCAACTTGGCCTCCTGGAGGAACGCTTCcagagggagacggaggagcTGAGGCAGAGGCACCGTCTGGAGCTCAGCCAGGCAGGGCAAGGCCTGGCTTCCACCCAGCTGGCCCTGATGGAGACAACCGCTGACAGCCAGCGGAAGCTGGAGGTCCTGCTTGTTGACATGGACACCATGGAAGAGCGGCACGAGGGGCACGTGAGGAGACTGGAGGAGCAGTACCAGGGCAAGATCAGAGAGCTGCAGCAGGTACACGACGAAGAGATCCAGAAACTCCATGCCTACTACATGGAGACGATCCGTTGCATGCAAGAACGAGAAGGTGGTTCGACTCAGAACCGAGAAGGCGCTCGGACTGGAAGCGCTGCCCCGCCCGCTGAGCAAACGTGGCcaatggaggaagaggaggagggtaaaggggaggggggtcagaccAGGAAGGAGCTGGACCCCATGATGGTCCTGAAGGACAGAATCCAGGAGCTGGAGACCCAGATGAATACCATGAGGGACGAGCTAGAGCACAAACACCTGGAAGGAGACGTGGCCAGCCTGAGGGAAAAATACCAGAGAGACTTTGAGAGTCTTAAG GCCACGTGTGAGCGAGGCTTTGCTGCCATGGAAGAGACCCACCATAAAGTCATCGAGGACCTTCAGCGGCAGCACCAGAGGGAGGTGTCCAAGCTCCTGGAGGACAAAGAGAGGCTGCTGGCTGAGGAAACTGCTGCCACTATTGCTG CTATTGAAGCTATGAAGAATGCACATAaagaggacatggagaagaaccAGAGGTCCCAGCTGTGTGGACTGAACTCTGACATTGACGAGCTACGCTTACAATACGA GGAGGAGTTGCAGTCCATCCACAGGGAGCTGGAGGTGCTGTCGGAGCAGTACTCCCAGAAGTGCCTGGAGAACGCCCACCTGGCCCAGGcgctggaggcagagaggcaggcccTCCGccagtgtcagagagagaaccaggagCTCAACGGACACAACCAG GAGCTGAACAACCGTCTGACAGTAGAGATCACACGCATGCGCTCTTGCTTCACTGGGGAAATGGCCCTTTCGCCCCTCAGCAAGGGAAAGGACCTCTATGAGTTGGAG GTGTTGCTACGAATCAAGGAGTCGGAAATCCAGTATCTTAAACAGGAAATTCATTCGCTAAAAGATGAACTTCAGTCTGCTTTACGA GACAAGAAATATGCCACAGACAAGTACAAGGACATCTACACTGAGCTAAGCATTGTGAAGGCCAAGGCTGACTGTGACATCACCAAGCTGAAGGAGAAACTATTGGCTGCCACAGAAGCCCTAGGGGATCAGAATGTTGATGGAGGTGTTGCCCCTGGATACG ATATCATGAAATCAAAAAGTAATCCAGATTTTCTGAAGGAGAGATCAACTCTCTCACGGCAGATCCGAGGAGTAAGGTCAAAGGTGAGAGACTGTTGCTGA